DNA from Sinorhizobium arboris LMG 14919:
CGGCAAATATATTCCGCATCGCCGATCGGGCGAAAAGCTTCAGGTCGTCTCCGTGATGAATTTCAAAGGCGGTTCAGGCAAGACGACGACATCCGCTCATCTTGCGCAGTATCTCGCCCTGCGCGGCTATCGAGTGCTGGCGATCGACCTCGATCCGCAGGCCTCGCTCTCCGCCCTCTTCGGTCATCAGCCGGAGTTGGACGTCGGCGAGGGAGAAACACTCTACGGCGCCATCCGCTATGCCAGCCCGCGCCCGGTAGCGGACGTAGTGCGTTCGACCTATACGGCCAACCTTCATCTCATTCCGGGCAATCTCGAGCTCATGGAGTTCGAGCACGAGACGCCGAAGGCGATGGTCGCAGGCTCCACCGAGACGATGTTCTTCGCGCGGATCGGCGAGGTGCTTTCCGAGATCGAGAGCTTCTACGACATTGTCGTCATCGACTGCCCGCCGCAGCTTGGCTTCCTGACCATGTCGGCGCTCTGCGCCGCAACCTCCGTGCTCATCACCGTGCATCCGCAGATGCTCGATGTCATGTCGATGTCGCAGTTCCTGTCGATGACGAGCGAGCTCATGGCGGTTGTCGAGAACGCCGGCGGACGCACCAGCTATGACTGGATGCGCTATCTGGTTACGCGTTTCGAGCCGAACGACGGGCCGCAGAGCCAGATGACCGGTTTCATGCGCGCGATCTTCGGCAACCGCATGCTGCAGAACGCCATGGTGAAATCGACCGCGATCTCCGACGCCGGCGTGACCAAGCAGACGCTCTACGAAGTGGAGCGCTCGCAATTCATACGGGGTACCTACGACCGGGCGATGGAATCGCTCTCGCTCGTCAATGCGGAGATCGAAGAGATGATCCGCAGGGTCTGGGGGAGGAAGTAACCAATGGCGCGCAAAAACCTGATCGCCATTTCCGACAGCCACGCCGCAGCCGACGGGGAGCGTCCGGCCGTCGGCCGTCCGATCGCCGGCCTTGCGCCCGCCCCGCGGTCGAACGGCCTGGTCGGCGGCATCACCAGATCCCTTTCGAATATCACCC
Protein-coding regions in this window:
- the repA gene encoding plasmid partitioning protein RepA, with the protein product MQQRIQSLEEQEHLPSLLSADARELAHQLQEHQKKIFSPSAQKTMRLFSPAEAAAFIGIGEGYLRQIASEGHGPQPLSNGRRMYAVEDIDRIRRVLDEGSKSGKYIPHRRSGEKLQVVSVMNFKGGSGKTTTSAHLAQYLALRGYRVLAIDLDPQASLSALFGHQPELDVGEGETLYGAIRYASPRPVADVVRSTYTANLHLIPGNLELMEFEHETPKAMVAGSTETMFFARIGEVLSEIESFYDIVVIDCPPQLGFLTMSALCAATSVLITVHPQMLDVMSMSQFLSMTSELMAVVENAGGRTSYDWMRYLVTRFEPNDGPQSQMTGFMRAIFGNRMLQNAMVKSTAISDAGVTKQTLYEVERSQFIRGTYDRAMESLSLVNAEIEEMIRRVWGRK